CAATTGGCAAGTACTCGAAATTGTAAATTGCAATTGAAATACTTGCACTGATTgtcgttttttaaataaaatctagataagtttttttattaaataaattagccAACACACAAAAGCATTTTAACGAGGTactcgaattttattttacttgattttagacattattaaaactttttatctttgtcCTTTATTTTAAACTCAACATTCTAACGGAGAACGCGAATTTTCTCTTACCTTGATTTCGAAAAAACTGCAGATATAACTGTCAGTTACGTTATAGAAGTTATGCGTGTATGCATAATTGAAACACTATACTTCAACATTTTACATCAAGCACAAGATTCAAATgagaaagattattaaaattgattaattatcgtataacgtataaaaaaatatgccttGAGAAGAGACGAGAAAGCGACAATCCTGTGTGCGAAGGTAATTTACTATGGAAAGTTATCCTAATACgagtcatacacatacacgacTCACCATAGACAGCAGGCTAATCCGAAAAGTCCCGGCGGCCTATTCCGATGGCGTGTACGCGATGGCTGGCCAAGACAGACCATCCCCTCGGAAGCTCAGCGATCTGTTCATGCAAGGTGACGATGGGCTACCGTCTGTGAAAAATCGGACCGCATTATTCGCTTTTTTCGGTGAggataattacaaataataatatggcTATTATCTAGCAGTAAAATACACAAGGCATAGGGGAGACCACAAATAGGCCTTGAATATAAAtggcttttttatttttgttagtaTAGAGATAGTAGCggagagaataaaatttcaattgaaatctaattaaaatatcttgaattaattttttgaattagtAATTTGCTTTTTCGATGTATTTGTTTCAACCAGAGCTTTGTAGTATTAaacttatctttttaaaatatctattgtataacatgataatatttacctgcataatttttatctatatataattacttaacATAATTATCTACAAATCTATATGCATGCAATATTTAGAATTTCCTTCATTCTTAATAAGAATGTAAggtgttataatttttcacagaATTGAATAAGAGATAGTAGTCTGCAACATACAATGCAATACGCATTATCGAAGTATCGtgaatatagaattaatttaaaaattcttgtaattacgtatattatacgtaataaatCACTATTAATTATACCATAATTATACAGACATATTTCAATGTGATTTCATCtacaaaataatcttattatataatatttcatacataattttccATCTATCCAAAGATACATCTGAAAGCATATTTAATTGCCATATTTATTAGAGCTACTTTATGGTTCGTCGCAAatcataaagtataaaccAGTTTAATCGAGTAAACTATCCTGATCTAGTCAAGTAAAACCACAATAAAGCCGAAATTACCGAAATCAAATTTCACAGCGTGCTTGCCGGAACTTTTACGTCATTCTCAAAGTGTTAAATCTTTTTCAGGACAGCTGGTCACGTCGGAGATAATCATGGCCAGCGAAAGTGGTTGCCCCATAGAATTTCATCGGATCGACGTGGACAAATGTGATCCGGTTTTCGACAAGGAGTGCCAAGGTAACAAGTACATTCCATTCCTCCGAGCGGATTACGACCGTCAAACCGGGCGCAGCCCTAATAGTCCACGGGAACAGGTAATTCCCAGTTGTCTTGGGTCAATTTTACCGAGAGAGTAAATTCTATGAATTTACTTCCGGGAGACCCTCGACTTTATATGACTTTCACCGACGATAATCATACACACCGaatatgtctttaaattattattgtacgacGTTTAGTCACGTTTACATGCATTCACAAACTATAAGTTTACAACTCCTTTTGCAAACCGTAATCACTTTGTCTCTCCGTTTATGTCGTTACATCGTTATATCGAAAGCGCTTATACAATTATTCAAAGTCGATTCTTCGAAACAGAGTCGTGAGAAGTAGCTCTGAATACGTGAGGTTGCAGATAAATAAAGTGACGAGCTGGATCGACGGTAGCTTCGTCTATTCAAGCAGCGAGGCGTGGGCGAACACGATGCGGGCATTCAAGAATGGCAGTCTTCTCATGGAACAGACCAGGCAATTTCCCGTGAGGAACACCATGCGCGCGCCTCTCTTCAATCATGCGGTACCGCATGTTATGCGAATGCTCAGCCCGGAGCGTCTATATTGTAAgcgaaaatttacatatattaatgccAAAGtagtttaaattttcttaagaaTTATTCATGACTTTTCCTTTGCTTAGCAAGATTTGATTGACTCGGAGTCaacattcttaaaaaataaaaatttgcattcattttatttattttttcaacattcgATGATTTAAATATCTAGATTAATTCAAGAACAAAATagataaatcattaaaataatacaaattttaaataaagagagattCTGTTGAGGTACATTTCTATTGTCTATTAATAACCCATTAAGGCTAGCGAAAAGCCTTTAATTGCTAGTTATTCAGATAATAATCTTGTACTTTTCTTGACTTAATTGTGTGAAATAAGAAACTGAATCTGTGTGACAATACAAACATTACTCACTTCGATTACTCACTTCGTGATTTATTAgctaaacatttttcttacaatgtgttagcaaaaaatttgaattccCCAGTTCGAATCGATACTTACATAATTTGGATCTTCTCTTCTCGCTCTCTgattaagttattattaaattattattatctgatCGGTATAGAGAACGTCATTACAATCTTTTTGCATTgccttataattattacgttcATCGTACGGATTCGTGTTCACTCTATTATAACGCGTTTTAACTTTCCCTtagcaattaattttctgattCTTGCGAAAGTGCTTAACAATTAATTGTGTTGCGTAGTGCTCGGAGATCCAAGAACGAATCAGCACCCACCGCTATTGGCTCTGGGAATCTTGTTCTATCGATATCACAATGTCATAGCTGCTCGTGTGCAGAGAGAGCATCCCGATATGTCGGACGAAGAAATCTTTCAAAAAACACGTCGAATAGTCGTCGGGACAATTCAGGTGGAATAACTTGTTTTTAGCTTTCTCTCAAAAATGCATAGTcggtgaaaattatttctatccatcataaaaaaattgtaggccTACCAAAATGacataagttttatataatgaagaTGTGTAATTAATAAGCTTTCGAATgtgatatatgtgtatatatatatattaattttttattttattgaattgtaTTTCGAATCGCAGCgtcaaatttacataattaaatttcgcgCTTACGTAAGACTTATTTCTTGCATGTGAAGTTTTTCGACCTTCTTACAGAACATAATTCTTTATGAATATCTTCCGGCATTACTAAATGAGGATTTGCCATCATACGGCGGTTATAAACCAGATCTACATCCGGGTATTAGTCACATATTTCAAAGTGCTGCTTTTCGCTTCGGTCATACTCTTATACCGCCGGGTATATATCGGCGAGATGAAAAATGCGAATATAGGAGGACTAATACAGGCCAAGCAGCTATTAGATTATGTTCTACATGGTGGGACTCAAATGTGAGTTACATACAATGATAGACTTACtgcattgttattatttcacaTTACAGTTTTTGAGAAATCgctttagataaataattttttttatatgtatatttatataatgttgaatgattaattatgaatcatttccaattaaatttgcattctCAAGTatccaaaaaattaaaataattaaaaggtCTTGAGATAGAATTAAGACTGGATCTAATCTCAATTGTTGAGGTAttcaagtttaaattttttaagaaattgtaataataaataactttttcaaattttttacagaagaaaaaagtcaattttaaacttatttccatcaattttatacttattcaAGAGTTTCCgtcatattataaaacatgtttCAAGTCTTGAAacatctattatttaattattacattaaatgtttataaaccttataattctattaaaactCAGATGTTTTTCACAGCAAGTTTTAGCTAACAGCACGATCGAAGAGCTGATCATGGGTATGGCGTCTCAGCTGGCGGAGAAAGAGGATAACCTTCTCGGCACCGACATCCGGAACAATCTGTTCGGTCCCATGGAATTCTCACGCAGGGATCTCGGTGCCCTGAATATCATGCGGGGTCGCGACAATGGTCTTCCGGACTACAATACAGCCAGGGCGCGTTTCAAGTTGGCCAGACGGAAAACGTGGAACGAAATCAATCCGGAATTATTCAACAAAAATCCGTCGCTGCTGCGTACCCTCGTCGAGATTTATTCGAACAATCTCAACAACGTCGACGTCTACGTCGGCGGAATGCTCGAGTCCAAGGGCGGACCTGGCGAACTCTTCACCGCGGTTATAAAGGAGCAATTCCTCCGTTTGCGAGATTCCGATCGATTTTGGTTTGAGAACGAGGAAAATGGGTGAGCGAGTCAGTTTTTATCAGCGATGAAATCTGTTGCGTTAATTTTTCTCACCCTGACGCGTCTTCTCGTTTATTAGGATTTTTACGAAGAACGAGATAAAGGAGATTCGTCGTATTACGCTCTGGGATGTAATCATAAATGCGACCAACATACCACCCGATGCGATACAGAAACAAGTATTCGTTTGGCAGGACGGTGATCCGTGTCCTCAACCTTTTCAATTGAATTCAACGATGCTCGAGCCCTGTGTCCCTTTACAGCGTTATGACTATTTTGAggtaattgaattaaaaaaaaatatgtacagatggaaatcaattttatctgttcactttaataacaaaaaaaaagataactataaaagagagacaaaaacgaagcaatctttttatttagaaaaatcgtGGATACTTCCAGTAATTTCTAAAACGATTattcgcaaatatttttttggggAAATATATAGGGTAGCGAATTAGTCTACATCTACGCTTGTGTATTCCTTGGATTCGTCCCGATTCTTTGCGCCGGTGCTGGATACGGATTGGTGAAATTGCAAAACAGACGTCGACGAAGATTGAAGATACTTCAAGAGGCAATTCAAAAGCGAAGTGACGGTCGGATCTGTGTTGATAAGATGATTGTACGTGAGTGGTTGCACGCAAACCATCGCCGGCTTGTGAAGGTGAAATTTGGGCCGGAAGCGGCATTGCATATCGTCGATCGAAAAGGGGAGAAACTGCGCACGTTCGACTTCAGTGGCGTTAACACTATAACTATGGAAGAATCACAGGtattctttacaatttttttttttacgggaatacattatattttcaacgCCCATTTTGTAACTTTCAAAACTTATACATcgttagattttttattaatttaaaaaataaagtacctaacagaatcttatttttttatcgaatttcaAATACACtttaacagaattttaatttgtgatataattatatgtaatattaaaaattatatgtgtattaataattatacgtaatattgaaaattaagatgGTATCAAAAGACATGtctacaataaattttaattaaggaaaaaattactTCAAAGTATCCACAGgtacaattttattgaaaatgcaTATCTATTACGTTATTTTGAAATGATATAACAATTAAGaatcacacatatataattgcactTTATTAAATACTCACAAATTACAcagcaacttttatatttgccGACTCTTTAACGTCACACGGTGCATccggttaattattaattgcggTTTCAGGAAAGCGAAACCGGACATCGTAAAGCCCTAGTGTTATTACGTATACCACGCGATTACGACCTTGTCCTTGAACTCGATTCTCTTGCTTCGCGTAGAAAGTTCATTGCGAAATTGGAGGCGTTTCTGGCGTCGCAAAAAAAGCATTTCACACTCACGCCAATCGCGCGGGACATCATGCTGGCAAAAGCGGAAACTAAAGAACGCCGACAAAAGAAGCTCGAACAGGTTTGCATCTTTCTCttcatttatgaataaattaaaagatgaatcaataaaaaaaatttcctttatAAAGGAacaagcaataatttttttagttaaaggAATGGAAAAAGGGAAGTAAACGCGCGTACAAAAAGATATACTtagtgtttaaaaatattgtaaaatattttatttaagattaatataaattcaaataaatataaaatatttaaaataaatataaatattttagttctTCAGAGAAGCC
Above is a genomic segment from Anoplolepis gracilipes chromosome 3, ASM4749672v1, whole genome shotgun sequence containing:
- the Duox gene encoding dual oxidase isoform X1; this translates as MESYPNTSHTHTRLTIDSRLIRKVPAAYSDGVYAMAGQDRPSPRKLSDLFMQGDDGLPSVKNRTALFAFFGQLVTSEIIMASESGCPIEFHRIDVDKCDPVFDKECQGNKYIPFLRADYDRQTGRSPNSPREQINKVTSWIDGSFVYSSSEAWANTMRAFKNGSLLMEQTRQFPVRNTMRAPLFNHAVPHVMRMLSPERLYLLGDPRTNQHPPLLALGILFYRYHNVIAARVQREHPDMSDEEIFQKTRRIVVGTIQNIILYEYLPALLNEDLPSYGGYKPDLHPGISHIFQSAAFRFGHTLIPPGIYRRDEKCEYRRTNTGQAAIRLCSTWWDSNQVLANSTIEELIMGMASQLAEKEDNLLGTDIRNNLFGPMEFSRRDLGALNIMRGRDNGLPDYNTARARFKLARRKTWNEINPELFNKNPSLLRTLVEIYSNNLNNVDVYVGGMLESKGGPGELFTAVIKEQFLRLRDSDRFWFENEENGIFTKNEIKEIRRITLWDVIINATNIPPDAIQKQVFVWQDGDPCPQPFQLNSTMLEPCVPLQRYDYFEGSELVYIYACVFLGFVPILCAGAGYGLVKLQNRRRRRLKILQEAIQKRSDGRICVDKMIVREWLHANHRRLVKVKFGPEAALHIVDRKGEKLRTFDFSGVNTITMEESQESETGHRKALVLLRIPRDYDLVLELDSLASRRKFIAKLEAFLASQKKHFTLTPIARDIMLAKAETKERRQKKLEQFFREAYALTFGLRPGERRRRSEDSDTGEVVTVMRTSLSKSEFASALGMRPDAVFVKKMFNIVDKDGDGRISFQEFLDTVLLFSRGKTEDKLRIIFDMCDKDSNGVIDKEELSEMLRSLVEIARTTSLSDDHVTELIDGMFQDAGLERKDYLTYNDFKLMMKEYKGDFVAIGLDCKGAKQNFLDTSTNVARMTSFHIDQLPLEDSKSWTRKQWDAISTFLEENRQNIFYLFVFYVVTVALFVERFIHYSFMAEHTDLRHIMGVGIAITRGSAAALSFCYSLLLLTMSRNLLTKLKEFSIQQYIPLDSHIQFHKIAACTALFFSVLHTVGHIVNFYHVSTQPIAHLRCLTSEISFPSDARPTISFWLFRTVTGLSGILLFVVMTIIFVFAHPTIRQKAYKFFWSTHSLYVVLYTLCLIHGLARLTGAPRFWIFFVGPAIIYALDKVVSLRTKYMALDIIETELLPSDVIKIKFYRPPNLKYLSGQWVRLACTAFRSNEFHSFTLTSAPHENFLSCHIKAQGPWTWKLRNYFDPCNYNPEDEYPKIRIEGPFGGGNQDWYKFEVAVMVGGGIGVTPYASMLNDLVFGTSTNRYSGVACKKVYFLWICPSHKHFEWFIDVLRDVERKDVTDVLEIHIFITQFFHKFDLRTTMLYICENHFQRLSKKSIFTGLKAINHFGRPDMTSFLKFVQKKHSYVSKIGVFSCGPRPLTKSVMSACDEVNKTRRLPYFIHHFENFG